One Candidatus Dormiibacterota bacterium DNA window includes the following coding sequences:
- the ispF gene encoding 2-C-methyl-D-erythritol 2,4-cyclodiphosphate synthase: MRIGHGIDAHRLVPGRPLMLGGVEVPHDAGLEGHSDGDAVSHALCDAVLGAAGLGDLGRHFPSSDERWRGASGVELLRQVAALARDAGFAVSSAQVVAVAQAPRLSPHTAAMTGAIAAALGVEPSAVAVSATSTDGMGFTGRGEGIAASAVVLLTRIS, from the coding sequence GCCCGGGCGGCCGCTGATGCTCGGCGGCGTCGAGGTGCCCCACGACGCCGGGCTCGAGGGTCACTCGGACGGCGACGCGGTCAGCCACGCCCTCTGCGACGCCGTCCTCGGCGCCGCCGGCCTCGGTGACCTCGGCCGCCACTTCCCCTCCTCGGACGAGCGCTGGCGGGGCGCCTCCGGGGTCGAGCTGCTCCGCCAGGTCGCGGCGCTGGCGCGCGACGCCGGGTTCGCGGTGAGCTCGGCCCAGGTCGTCGCCGTCGCGCAGGCGCCGCGGCTCTCCCCGCACACCGCCGCGATGACCGGGGCGATCGCCGCCGCCCTCGGGGTCGAGCCCTCCGCGGTGGCGGTCTCGGCGACCAGCACCGACGGCATGGGCTTCACCGGGCGCGGCGAGGGCATCGCCGCGAGCGCGGTGGTGCTGCTCACGCGGATAAGCTGA